The following coding sequences are from one Streptomyces sp. NBC_01485 window:
- a CDS encoding response regulator transcription factor, producing the protein MPRDHRPAKSIRVLLAEDQGMMRGALALLLGLEADIEVVAQVGTGDAIVDAALLHRPDVALLDIELPGISGLDAAAELREQAPDCRVLILTTFGRPGYLRRAMEAGAAGFLVKDGPVEELAAAIRRVLTGETVVDPALATAALSAGPNPLTARECDVLKASVDGATVADIAARLHLSESTVRNYLSSAIGKTGTRNRMEAMREARQQGWL; encoded by the coding sequence ATGCCCCGTGACCACCGCCCCGCCAAGTCCATCAGGGTGCTGCTCGCGGAGGACCAGGGCATGATGCGCGGGGCGCTGGCCCTGCTGCTGGGGCTGGAGGCCGACATCGAGGTGGTCGCACAGGTCGGCACCGGGGACGCGATCGTGGACGCGGCCCTCCTCCACCGCCCGGACGTCGCGCTCCTCGACATCGAGCTCCCCGGCATCAGCGGCCTGGACGCCGCCGCCGAGCTGCGCGAGCAGGCGCCGGACTGCCGGGTGCTGATCCTGACCACGTTCGGCCGGCCGGGCTACCTGCGCCGGGCCATGGAGGCCGGGGCCGCCGGTTTCCTGGTGAAGGACGGTCCGGTGGAGGAGCTGGCGGCGGCGATCCGCCGGGTGCTGACCGGGGAGACGGTGGTCGACCCGGCGCTCGCCACGGCCGCGCTGAGCGCCGGCCCGAACCCGCTCACCGCCCGCGAGTGCGACGTACTGAAGGCGTCCGTGGACGGCGCGACGGTCGCCGATATCGCCGCCCGGCTGCACCTGTCCGAGTCCACGGTCCGCAACTACCTGTCCTCCGCGATCGGCAAGACGGGCACCCGCAACCGGATGGAGGCGATGCGGGAGGCACGTCAGCAGGGCTGGCTGTAG
- a CDS encoding MaoC/PaaZ C-terminal domain-containing protein, producing MPIDAAKALAAEPRTGEITWGHRDVLLYHLGIGAGANPDKPSPATDGDELRYTLESRLHVLPSFATVAGSGSPGVISGLSMPGVDVDLARVLHGGQRLEIHRPIPVTGRATATGRIAGVYDKGKAALLVMRTEVADADGPLWTNDAQIFVRGEGGWGGDRGPSARLRPPAGEPDRTVERAVREDQALLYRLSGDYNPLHADPEFAKLAGFERPILHGLCTYGITLKAVVDTLLDGDVSRVRSYSTRFAGVVFPGETLRIRLWRGAGEVRVAVSAVERGDAPVLTDTIVEHT from the coding sequence ATGCCCATCGACGCAGCCAAGGCGCTCGCCGCCGAACCCCGGACCGGCGAGATCACCTGGGGCCACCGGGACGTCCTGCTGTACCACCTCGGCATCGGCGCGGGCGCCAACCCCGACAAGCCGAGCCCCGCCACCGACGGCGACGAACTGCGCTACACGCTGGAGTCACGGCTGCACGTCCTGCCCAGTTTCGCCACCGTCGCGGGCTCCGGCTCGCCCGGTGTGATCAGCGGACTGTCCATGCCCGGCGTCGACGTCGACCTCGCCCGGGTCCTGCACGGCGGCCAGCGCCTGGAGATCCACCGTCCGATCCCGGTGACCGGCCGGGCGACCGCCACCGGGCGCATCGCCGGCGTGTACGACAAGGGCAAGGCCGCCCTCCTCGTCATGCGCACCGAGGTCGCCGACGCGGACGGGCCGCTGTGGACCAACGACGCCCAGATCTTCGTCCGGGGCGAGGGCGGCTGGGGCGGCGACCGGGGGCCGTCCGCCCGCCTCCGACCACCCGCCGGTGAGCCGGACCGGACGGTCGAACGGGCCGTTCGCGAGGACCAGGCCCTGCTCTACCGGCTTTCCGGTGACTACAACCCGCTGCACGCCGACCCCGAGTTCGCGAAGCTCGCCGGGTTCGAGCGGCCCATCCTGCACGGCCTGTGCACGTACGGCATCACGCTCAAGGCGGTCGTCGACACCCTGCTCGACGGCGACGTGAGCCGGGTGCGCTCGTACAGCACCCGCTTCGCCGGGGTCGTCTTCCCCGGCGAGACCCTGCGCATCCGGCTGTGGCGCGGGGCTGGCGAGGTGCGGGTGGCCGTGAGCGCGGTCGAGCGCGGCGACGCGCCCGTCCTCACCGACACGATCGTCGAACACACCTGA
- a CDS encoding Nif3-like dinuclear metal center hexameric protein, with translation MPRLSEVITALENLWPAERAESWDAVGTVVGDPEQEVSRVLFAVDPVQEIVDEAVRLGADLLVTHHPLYLRGTTTVAAGTFKGRVVHTLIKNDIALHVAHTNADTADPGVSDALAGALDLRVVRPLVPDPSDPEGRRGLGRVCELDHPLTVRELAARAAERLPATAQGIRVAGDPEATVRTVAVSGGSGDSLFDHVRAAGVDAFLTADLRHHPASEFIADRAHSADSAHGTPHSPLALLDAAHWATEWPWCELAAAQLDEISDRREWGLRVHVSRTVTDPWTAHAASTPATPATPATETPGAPN, from the coding sequence GTGCCCCGTCTGTCTGAAGTCATCACCGCGCTGGAGAACCTGTGGCCCGCCGAACGGGCCGAGTCCTGGGACGCGGTCGGTACCGTCGTGGGCGACCCCGAGCAGGAGGTCTCCCGGGTTCTGTTCGCCGTCGATCCCGTCCAGGAGATCGTCGACGAGGCCGTGCGGCTCGGTGCCGATCTGCTCGTCACCCACCACCCGCTGTATCTGCGCGGGACGACGACCGTCGCGGCCGGCACCTTCAAGGGCCGTGTGGTGCACACCCTCATCAAGAACGACATCGCCCTGCACGTCGCCCATACCAACGCCGACACCGCCGACCCGGGGGTGAGCGACGCCCTCGCCGGCGCCCTCGACCTGCGGGTCGTACGGCCGCTCGTGCCGGACCCGAGCGACCCCGAGGGGCGGCGCGGTCTCGGCCGCGTCTGCGAACTCGACCACCCGCTCACCGTCCGCGAGCTCGCAGCCCGCGCCGCCGAGCGGCTGCCCGCGACCGCGCAGGGCATCCGGGTGGCGGGGGACCCGGAGGCGACGGTGCGGACCGTCGCCGTCAGCGGCGGGTCCGGCGACAGCCTCTTCGACCACGTCCGAGCGGCCGGCGTCGACGCCTTCCTCACCGCGGACCTGCGCCACCACCCGGCGTCGGAGTTCATCGCGGACCGCGCCCACAGCGCCGACAGCGCCCACGGCACCCCCCACTCACCTCTCGCGCTGCTCGACGCGGCGCACTGGGCCACCGAGTGGCCCTGGTGCGAGCTGGCCGCCGCCCAGCTCGACGAGATCTCCGACCGGAGGGAATGGGGCCTTCGGGTCCATGTCTCCCGTACGGTCACCGACCCCTGGACCGCCCACGCGGCGTCCACACCCGCCACCCCCGCCACACCCGCCACCGAAACACCGGGAGCCCCCAACTGA
- a CDS encoding class I SAM-dependent methyltransferase — protein MSAAPKPEILAAFEAAKGFMPVDEGLALYAVAVEAGALGLPLLEVGTYCGRSTILLADAARQAGVSALTLDHHRGSEEQQPGWDYHDPETVDPEIGLMDTLPTFRRTLHRAGLEEHVVALVGRSPQIAAFWNAPLGLVFVDGGHTDEHATSDYEGWAPHVAEGGFLVIHDVFPDPVDEFTGQAPYRVYLRALASGAFTEVSDTGSLRVLRRTGAGI, from the coding sequence ATGTCCGCGGCGCCCAAGCCCGAGATTCTGGCCGCGTTCGAGGCGGCGAAGGGGTTCATGCCGGTCGACGAGGGGCTCGCGCTGTACGCCGTCGCCGTCGAGGCGGGTGCGCTCGGGCTGCCGTTGCTCGAGGTCGGCACCTACTGCGGGCGTTCCACGATCCTGCTCGCGGACGCGGCCCGCCAGGCCGGGGTCAGCGCGCTCACACTCGACCACCACCGGGGCAGCGAGGAGCAGCAGCCGGGCTGGGACTACCACGACCCGGAGACCGTCGACCCCGAGATCGGCCTGATGGACACGCTGCCCACCTTCCGCCGGACCCTGCACCGGGCCGGCCTCGAAGAGCACGTGGTCGCGCTGGTCGGACGGTCGCCGCAGATCGCCGCGTTCTGGAACGCGCCCCTCGGCCTCGTCTTCGTCGACGGCGGCCACACCGACGAGCACGCCACCTCCGACTACGAGGGCTGGGCCCCGCATGTCGCCGAGGGCGGGTTCCTCGTCATCCACGACGTGTTCCCCGACCCGGTCGACGAGTTCACCGGCCAGGCCCCCTACCGCGTCTACCTGCGAGCCCTGGCCTCCGGAGCCTTCACGGAGGTCTCGGACACCGGCTCGCTGCGGGTGCTGCGGCGCACGGGCGCCGGTATCTAG
- a CDS encoding 3-oxoacyl-ACP reductase, with amino-acid sequence MALPLEGLSAIVTGAGRGLGRAEALELARLGAAVVVNDYGQPGRDGSGEASVGPAEEVAAEIRAAGGTALVHTGDVSDFRQACELVELAVGTFGKLDVVVNNAGILRDRMVFSMAEEEWDAVVRVHLKGHFNTTRFAAAHWRERSKAAGGPVYGRIVNTSSEAFLAGSAGQPNYAAAKGGIVGLTTSSALALAKYGVTANVICPRARTRMTEDVFAGVDQSAEGGLDPLAPEHVAPLVGYLASPAAARINGQLLVVHGGMVAVVERPRVQAKFDSKQDTFSYDELDAVLTPHYADRPPGETFAAAEVLGLRRAER; translated from the coding sequence ATGGCACTGCCACTGGAAGGGCTGTCGGCGATCGTCACCGGCGCCGGGCGCGGGCTCGGCCGGGCCGAGGCGCTGGAGCTGGCCCGGCTCGGCGCGGCCGTCGTCGTCAACGACTACGGGCAGCCGGGGCGGGACGGCTCGGGCGAGGCGTCGGTGGGCCCCGCGGAGGAGGTCGCGGCGGAGATCCGGGCGGCCGGCGGCACCGCACTCGTTCACACCGGGGACGTGTCCGACTTCCGACAGGCGTGCGAACTGGTCGAGTTGGCCGTCGGCACGTTCGGCAAGCTGGACGTCGTCGTCAACAACGCGGGCATCCTGCGCGACCGGATGGTCTTCTCGATGGCCGAGGAGGAGTGGGACGCGGTCGTCCGGGTGCACCTCAAAGGCCACTTCAACACGACCCGGTTCGCCGCCGCGCACTGGCGTGAGCGGTCCAAGGCGGCGGGCGGGCCGGTGTACGGGCGGATCGTGAACACCTCGTCGGAGGCGTTCCTCGCGGGCTCGGCCGGGCAGCCCAACTACGCTGCCGCGAAAGGGGGGATCGTCGGACTGACGACGTCCTCCGCGCTCGCGCTCGCCAAGTACGGGGTGACGGCCAACGTCATCTGCCCGCGCGCCCGCACCAGGATGACGGAGGACGTCTTCGCCGGCGTCGACCAGTCGGCCGAGGGCGGCCTCGACCCCCTCGCCCCCGAGCATGTCGCCCCGCTGGTCGGCTACTTGGCCTCGCCGGCCGCCGCCCGCATCAACGGGCAACTGCTCGTCGTGCACGGCGGGATGGTCGCCGTCGTCGAACGGCCGCGTGTCCAGGCGAAGTTCGACAGCAAGCAGGACACCTTCAGCTACGACGAGCTCGACGCCGTCCTCACCCCGCACTACGCGGACCGGCCGCCGGGGGAGACGTTCGCGGCGGCGGAGGTGCTGGGGCTGCGGCGCGCGGAGAGATAG
- a CDS encoding Zn-dependent alcohol dehydrogenase, which yields MRAAVLHEIGQDKLEVLDDVEAVGFGPGRVRIRVRATGLCHSDLSAMGGVLPQPAPFVPGHEGAGEILEVGDGVSHLKPGDRVVVCWLPACGACPACKRGQTQLCLAGFMNAGTPNFRRPGGDVFGFAGTGTFAEEVVVDAGCAVPIPDDVPFDVAALIGCGVTTGLGAALNTADVQAGSTVAVIGCGGVGISAIQGARLKGAAEIVAVDPVASRRESALKFGATKAVSPDELPGAKQQVTGGEGFDYVFEVVGRSATARTAYENTRRGGTLVVVGAGALDDYLQLSMFELFFDEKRILPSMYGGGDVLRSYERTIALWRTGRIDLSGLITHRVALSEINEALDQMRTGAALRTCIEI from the coding sequence ATGCGCGCAGCCGTACTGCACGAGATCGGTCAGGACAAGCTGGAGGTCCTCGACGACGTCGAGGCGGTGGGCTTCGGCCCCGGACGGGTCAGGATCCGGGTGCGGGCCACGGGACTGTGCCACTCGGACCTGTCCGCGATGGGCGGGGTGCTGCCGCAGCCCGCGCCGTTCGTGCCCGGTCACGAGGGCGCGGGCGAGATCCTCGAAGTCGGCGACGGCGTCAGCCACTTGAAGCCCGGTGACCGGGTCGTCGTCTGCTGGCTGCCGGCCTGCGGGGCGTGTCCCGCCTGCAAGCGCGGCCAGACCCAACTGTGCCTGGCCGGCTTCATGAACGCGGGCACTCCCAACTTCAGGCGGCCCGGCGGAGACGTCTTCGGCTTCGCCGGCACCGGCACCTTCGCCGAGGAGGTCGTGGTCGACGCGGGCTGCGCCGTCCCGATCCCCGACGACGTCCCCTTCGACGTCGCCGCCCTCATCGGCTGCGGCGTGACCACCGGACTCGGCGCCGCGCTCAACACCGCTGACGTGCAGGCCGGTTCGACGGTCGCCGTCATCGGCTGCGGCGGCGTCGGCATCTCCGCGATCCAGGGCGCGCGGCTCAAGGGCGCCGCCGAGATCGTCGCCGTCGACCCGGTCGCCTCGCGCCGCGAGTCCGCGCTCAAGTTCGGTGCCACGAAGGCCGTTTCACCGGACGAGCTGCCGGGCGCCAAGCAACAGGTCACCGGCGGCGAGGGATTCGACTACGTCTTCGAGGTCGTCGGCCGTTCCGCCACCGCCCGCACCGCGTACGAGAACACCCGGCGCGGCGGCACCCTCGTCGTCGTCGGCGCGGGAGCTCTCGACGACTATCTCCAACTCAGCATGTTCGAGCTGTTCTTCGACGAGAAGCGCATCCTGCCCTCGATGTACGGCGGCGGGGACGTCCTGCGCTCCTACGAGCGGACGATCGCCCTGTGGCGGACCGGCCGGATCGACCTGTCGGGCCTGATCACCCACCGCGTGGCGCTCTCCGAGATCAACGAGGCGCTGGACCAGATGCGCACAGGCGCGGCGCTCCGCACCTGCATAGAGATCTGA
- a CDS encoding sensor histidine kinase — protein sequence MARTLEERRRALACRRDAWRAAYREGRKQQRYWRDNKHRLKAECKAARKAGQVSEEPGPPANGFSLLPWLLMGMGAFSNLFQGQTPNPWIGGLGVLTFNSLYIYVAFRSFAKDCRDTLSTRLALAGLGVVACALALGYGGNWLLFLPLFGLATGAVLRGRHLRSLGTAVAVLAGVIACVHDGWNGLTIAYATWISTMVTAAILSLSEAVRDLRAAREELARRAVEEERLRFSRDLHDLLGHTLSVIVVKSEAARRLAPRDMDAALSQVADIEAVGRQALTEIREAVTGYREGSLVTELDRARSALTAAGVEPSVSRSGPPPEPQTAALLGWVVREAVTNVVRHSGATRCRITVSGTPERVRLTVTDNGTGAPAADDCRPPGTGLTGLRERLTTAGGALTAGPEPHGGFTVTAELPAELPVEPPAELPMGSHAGGRGDGCPPTSAPSPAPAPAPAPADTAPSMAVGPTLGP from the coding sequence ATGGCGAGGACGCTGGAGGAACGGCGGCGCGCGCTGGCCTGCCGGCGGGACGCCTGGCGCGCGGCCTACCGCGAGGGGCGGAAGCAGCAGCGGTACTGGCGGGACAACAAGCACCGCCTGAAGGCCGAGTGCAAGGCCGCCCGCAAGGCCGGGCAGGTCTCCGAGGAGCCCGGCCCGCCGGCCAACGGCTTCTCGCTGCTGCCGTGGCTGCTGATGGGGATGGGCGCGTTCTCCAACCTGTTCCAGGGCCAGACCCCGAACCCCTGGATCGGCGGCCTGGGCGTCCTGACGTTCAACTCGCTCTACATCTACGTCGCCTTCCGCTCGTTCGCCAAGGACTGCCGCGACACCCTGTCGACCCGGCTGGCCCTCGCCGGCCTCGGCGTGGTGGCCTGCGCCCTCGCCCTCGGCTACGGCGGCAACTGGCTGCTCTTCCTGCCACTGTTCGGCCTCGCGACGGGCGCCGTCCTGCGCGGCCGCCACCTGCGCAGCCTGGGGACGGCCGTGGCGGTCCTCGCCGGAGTGATCGCCTGCGTCCACGACGGCTGGAACGGCCTGACCATCGCCTACGCCACCTGGATCTCGACCATGGTGACGGCCGCGATCCTCTCCCTCTCCGAGGCCGTACGGGACCTGCGCGCCGCCCGCGAGGAGCTGGCCCGCCGGGCCGTGGAGGAGGAACGGCTGCGCTTCTCCCGCGATCTGCACGACCTGCTCGGCCACACGCTCTCGGTGATCGTGGTGAAGTCGGAGGCGGCCAGACGGCTGGCACCGCGCGACATGGACGCGGCCCTCTCGCAGGTCGCGGACATCGAGGCGGTGGGCCGGCAGGCGCTGACCGAGATCCGGGAGGCGGTCACCGGCTACCGCGAGGGCAGCCTGGTCACGGAGCTGGACCGGGCCCGCTCGGCCCTGACGGCGGCGGGCGTCGAACCGTCGGTGAGCCGGTCCGGGCCGCCGCCCGAGCCGCAGACCGCGGCCCTGCTGGGCTGGGTGGTGCGCGAGGCGGTCACCAACGTCGTCCGGCACAGCGGCGCGACCCGCTGCCGGATCACCGTGTCGGGCACCCCGGAACGAGTCCGCCTGACGGTGACGGACAACGGCACCGGCGCCCCGGCCGCCGACGACTGCCGCCCACCCGGCACCGGCCTGACCGGCCTGCGCGAACGCCTCACCACAGCGGGCGGCGCGCTGACAGCGGGCCCGGAACCACACGGCGGCTTCACTGTCACGGCGGAACTGCCGGCGGAACTCCCGGTGGAGCCACCGGCGGAACTCCCGATGGGCTCACACGCGGGCGGGCGCGGAGACGGGTGCCCCCCGACTTCGGCCCCATCCCCTGCCCCCGCCCCGGCACCGGCCCCCGCCGACACCGCGCCGTCCATGGCCGTCGGACCTACCCTTGGGCCGTGA